A window of Ruminiclostridium herbifermentans genomic DNA:
GCCTTTGCCAATAATTTCAGATGTATTGCTGATTGTGATAAATGCAGAGTGGTCTACACTTCGTATAAAGGTACGAAGCTGTATAGCTTGCCTTCTGTTTAGAACTGTACTAATTACTATCTCCTGTTTATTAGTAAATGCACCCTCAGCCTTATATATAGTTGCTCCTCTATTAATAGTATTTACAATATAGTTTTTAATCTCATCAGGTTTTGAACTTATTATTACCATTAGTTTTTTTACATTTAAGCCATCTATTACAATGTCAATCATAAAGGCTTTAATAATTAGCCCTATAATAGAATACATACCTATTCTAATTCCAAAAACAGCACCAGCTCCTGCAGCAATTAAAAAATCTGAGAGTAATAAAGTTTTTCCAATATCTAGCTGAGTTAATTTACTTATTATTTTAGCTATAATATCTGTACCACCTGTAGATGCGTTGCAGTTAAAAATAATTGCTGAGCCAACTGCTGGAAAGATAATAGAATAAATTAACTCTAGCATAAGATCACCTGTTAATGATGCTTTAATTGGGAATATGGTCTGAATAAGCCATACAATACCTGATAACGCAAAGCTTGAGTAAATTGTTTTAGAACCAAAATCTCTTCCAAGGAAAAGAAATCCCACTAGCATTAATAGAATATTAATTATAAGCATCATTGGACCGACGTCAATTCTTGGAAAGAAGCTGCTTATAATAATTGCTAAGCCGCTTACCCCTCCAGT
This region includes:
- a CDS encoding YitT family protein is translated as MTKIKNFTKDFLLINIGLILVGIGICIFKIPNNFATGGVSGLAIIISSFFPRIDVGPMMLIINILLMLVGFLFLGRDFGSKTIYSSFALSGIVWLIQTIFPIKASLTGDLMLELIYSIIFPAVGSAIIFNCNASTGGTDIIAKIISKLTQLDIGKTLLLSDFLIAAGAGAVFGIRIGMYSIIGLIIKAFMIDIVIDGLNVKKLMVIISSKPDEIKNYIVNTINRGATIYKAEGAFTNKQEIVISTVLNRRQAIQLRTFIRSVDHSAFITISNTSEIIGKGFRSIDS